AGTCCGCCAGGAACAGCACAGCACGGCACCGCAACAGCACGCCACCGCACAGCTCCGCAGACGACCACGGCCCTCCCCAGCCGATTCGCGACACACGAGTCGCGAATCCACCGTCAGAGCAAGCGCTGACGAGCCTTCGCTCACACGTTCACGAAGACCTCGCGCGGCTACTGTCACGCGATAAAACGCGCGACAGCGCGCGCCGACCGCAACGCAACAGCCCTCGTCTGTAGCTAGCATCCGGCGCGGAGCGCCGGTTCGCCGGACGCGAGGGAGCGACGCGACCGAGTCGTCCGGTTTTTCACCCATGTTTTTCGACCGGGGGTTCCCCGCAGCGCGCCCCCGGCGCGCGAGGAAACCCCCGGTCGAAAAAGATGGCTGGCAACCTTTAACCGCGGCGAGTGCGAAGAGTCGGCCGAATCGATGGCTCCGAAAGACACCGAAGCGTGCGGTCGCTGCAGCATGACCAGCGTCGTCGACGCGGCGAGCGAGGGCGACGGGAGCGACCGCGACCTTTTCGGCGACGCCCGCATCGAGGTCCCCGAGGACGAGATGCGACGCGTCGCGAAACCGCAGGTCCTGCTGGGTCGGGCGAAGCGACGGATCGACGAACTCGCCACGCGGCTCACCTACGGGCGATAATGGAGGAGAGCGTCTCCGGCTTCAAGACCCGCGGCGGGTGGGTCGACGCGGTCGAACACGGCGAGCGCATCGTCCGCGCGCTGAAGGACCTGCGGGAGGACGGCGAGGACGGCGTGTCGCTGGCCGCTCTCGACGAGTTCGACGAGTGGCGACCCAAGAGCCACGAACGGCTCGACGAGGACGTCAACGCCAAGACGGCGGACCAGGCCAGCGTCAAGGAGGGCGAGGGCGAGAAGGCCGGCAAGGACCCCGACGAGGACCTGCAGACCGCCGGCGAGAAGCTCACCGAGTCCTACGAGAACCTCGAAGACGAGGACACCGACGCGGCGGTCGACAAGTGGGGCGAGTCGCTGGACTACGTGGCGCGGGCGGCCGACTCCGCCGGCCGAAAGGCCGTCCGGAAGGTCGAGGACGCCGTCTACCGCAACGTGATGACCCAGATCGCGCCCTACTACTTCGACAACGAGCTGATCAGCGCGAACCTCCAGCGGGTGTCGGGGGACGACCGACCGGAGTACGTCTTCGAGATCAACGTCAACGACGACGACCTGAAGATCAAGGTGTCGAACAAGCTCGCCGACTACGAGTCGACGGTCGACCGCTGGCACGTCGACACCGAGAAGGTCACCGAGGCGGCCGAGGCCGCCGAGGGCGTCGAGGCGCCCGACCCCGATAGCGAGGCTGACGCCGAGACGACCTGAGCGGGGGCCGGCGGTCTCCCGACCGGCGCGCCCGTCCGCCGAATCCGCCGCAGTCGGCAAGCTATTAAGGCGACGACCGGTAGCCGTGGCCAGATGGCATCGCTGGCGATACTGGTTGTCGCGGCCCTGGCGAGTCTGTTCATGGCGTGGGCGATCGGCGCCGGGTCGTCGGGGTCGACCCCCTTCGCCCCCGCCGTCGGGGCCAACGCGATCTCGGTGATGCGGGCCGGCTTCATCGTCGGGATCCTCGGGCTCGCGGGGGCGGTCCTGCAGGGGGCCAACGTCACCGAGGCGGTCGGGCAGGAACTGATCCGCGGCGTCACGCTCTCGCCGACGGCCGCCGTGGTCGGCCTGCTGACCGCCGCGACGCTGGTCGCGGTCGGCGTCTTCGCGGGCTACCCGATCGCGACCGCGTTCACCGTCACCGGCGCGGTCGTCGGGGTCGGACTCGCGCTGGGGGGCGACCCCGCGTGGGCCAAGTACCGCCAGATCGCCGCGCTGTGGCTCGCCGTCCCGTTCGTGGGCGGCGGCATCGCCTACGGCACCGCCCGCCTGCTCAGGAGCGACGGCGTCCCCGAACGGCTGGCGGTCCCAGCGCTGGCCGGCCTCGTCGGGGTCATCCTCGCCAACGTCGAGTTCGTCTTCCTCGGCCCGCCCGGCGAGCAGGCCTCCCTCGTCTCCTCGGCGGTCGGCGCCATCGGCGCGTCCCCGCTCGTCGTCCGCGCGGCCGTCTCGCTGCTGGTCGCCGTCTGTACCGCCTTCGCCCTCTGGTGGGACGTGCGCGAGGACAGCGAGCGCGGGCAGCGGCACTTCCTGCTCGTGCTGGGCGGCCTCGTCGCCTTCTCCGCGGGCGGGAGCCAGGTCGGCCTCGCGATCGGGCCGCTGGTCCCCCTGCTCGACCCGTTCGACCTCCCCATCGTCGCCGTCCTCGTCGGCGGCGGCCTCGGCCTCCTGGTCGGCTCCTGGACCGGCGCGCCGCGGATGATCAAGGCCATCTCGCAGGACTACTCCTCGCTCGGTCCACGGCGGTCGATCGCGGCGCTCATCCCCTCGTTCGCCATCGCCCAGACCGCCGTCTTCTTCGGCATCCCCGTCTCGTTCAACGAGATCATCGTCTCCGCC
Above is a genomic segment from Halosimplex halophilum containing:
- a CDS encoding DUF5828 family protein — translated: MEESVSGFKTRGGWVDAVEHGERIVRALKDLREDGEDGVSLAALDEFDEWRPKSHERLDEDVNAKTADQASVKEGEGEKAGKDPDEDLQTAGEKLTESYENLEDEDTDAAVDKWGESLDYVARAADSAGRKAVRKVEDAVYRNVMTQIAPYYFDNELISANLQRVSGDDRPEYVFEINVNDDDLKIKVSNKLADYESTVDRWHVDTEKVTEAAEAAEGVEAPDPDSEADAETT
- a CDS encoding inorganic phosphate transporter is translated as MASLAILVVAALASLFMAWAIGAGSSGSTPFAPAVGANAISVMRAGFIVGILGLAGAVLQGANVTEAVGQELIRGVTLSPTAAVVGLLTAATLVAVGVFAGYPIATAFTVTGAVVGVGLALGGDPAWAKYRQIAALWLAVPFVGGGIAYGTARLLRSDGVPERLAVPALAGLVGVILANVEFVFLGPPGEQASLVSSAVGAIGASPLVVRAAVSLLVAVCTAFALWWDVREDSERGQRHFLLVLGGLVAFSAGGSQVGLAIGPLVPLLDPFDLPIVAVLVGGGLGLLVGSWTGAPRMIKAISQDYSSLGPRRSIAALIPSFAIAQTAVFFGIPVSFNEIIVSAIVGSGYAAGNSAVSKEKMLKTVAAWVGSLVLALGVSYGAFAAVDAVV